The Pseudomonadota bacterium region GCCAGGCGAGCCTCGCGCAAACAGCCGGGGTCTCGCGCCGCACGGTGATCCGCATGGCCGCTGGCGAGGGCGTGTCACTCGAATCCTACGTGCGCGTCGCACTGGCCCTCGGCCTCACAGACGCGCTGTCAACGTTGTTGACGCCGCCCGAGCTGAGGCCACTTGAGCAACTCACCCGCAAACCCGCCCGCCAGCGCGCCAGCCGCGGCAGTACCGATGACACCGTCGCCTGGCACTGGGGCGACGAGAACGCGCCGTGAGCACGTCGGCCTGGGTCGAGCTGTGGGGCCGCCGCATCGCGGGCGTGAGCTGGGACGCGGAGCGCGAGCACGGCGTGTTTCAGTACACCCCTGCGTTCGCGGCGTCGGCGATCGAGGTCGCACCGCTCACCATGCCGCTGCGCACCGCACCTTACCGTTTCACCGCCCTGCCGCGCGAGAGCTTCCACGGTCTGCCGGGCCTGCTTGCCGATTGCTTGCCGGACCGCTTTGGCAACACCCTGATCAACGCATGGCTCGCCGAGCAGGGCCGCACGCCGGCGAGTTTCAACCCCGTCGAGCGTCTGTGCTACATCGGCTCTCGGGCAATGGGTGCACTGGAATTCAAACCGTCCATCGGGCTCGACGGGCGGGCCGGGCGCCGCATCGCGCTTGACGGGCTGGTCACACTGGCGAACCGCGTGTTGGACGAGCGCCTCGGGCTGACCGGCGCGCTCGGCGGCCACGACGACCGAACCGACATCGAAAACATCCTGCGCGTCGGCACCAGCGCCGGTGGGGCGCGCGCCAAGGCCGTGTTGGCCTGGCACCCCGACACCGGCGCGTTCCGCTCCGGCCAGGTCGCCGCGGACAGCGGCTACCAACACTGGCTGGTCAAATTTGACGGGGTCCACGGCAACCGCGACAAGGAACTGGCCGACCCACAGGGATTCGGCCGAATCGAATACGCCTACGCGCGCATGGCCGCCGACGCGGGCATCGACATGAGCCCATCACGGCTGTTCGAGGAAGGGGGACGGGCGCACTTCATGACCCGGCGATTCGACCGGCGAGATGACGGTGCCAAGTGGCACATGCAGTCGCTGGCGGCGATGCGCCACTTCGACTTCAACGCCGCCGGCAGCAACAGTTACGAGGAAGCGATCCAGACACTTCGGCAGCTTGGCCTGCCCGCATTGGATGTCGAGCAACAGGTGAGGCGTGCGGTGTTCAACGTGTTGGCGCGCAACCAGGACGACCACGTCAAGAACATTGCCTTCCTGATGGACAGCCGTGGCGATTGGCGGCTCAGCCCCGCTTTCGACGTCACCTACGCCTACAACCCGGACGGTGCCTGGACCAGCCAGCACCAGATGAGCCTGAACGGCAAGCGACGCGGCTTCACGCGCGACGACCTGGTCCGCTTCGCTGCGTACGCCAACCTGAAGAAACGCAAGGCCGACGCCCTCATCGAAGACGCACTCTCCGCCCTCGGCGCCTGGCCCGGACACGCGCGCGACGCCGGCGTCGACCCGGCGGACGCGGCGCGCATCGCCCGCAGCTTTCGCTGGCTCTCCTGATACCCAGCGACACGGGCAGCAGGACAGAGCGGGTATAGTCGAGCGCGTCTCCCTACCCCTGCGTGAACACCGATCCCATGCGTACACACTCCGTTTGGGGGCACGCGCTGCTGGCTGTGCTGACCTGCAGCGTGCTCGCGGCCTGCCAAAGCGCTCCGCCCAACGCCCCACCGCCACACACCGATCGCAGCGCACTGCGAGTGGCCACCTGGAACATCCACTACATCTGGCTCAACCGTGACAGCGGTCGGTGGTCACGTGGCCACTGGGACGCACGCAAAGACGCCGCCCTTGCCGCCTTCAAGGCGCTGGACGCCGACGTGGTGGCGTTCCAGGAGATGGAGTCGTTCGGCGGCAGTGACGATGACAGCGTC contains the following coding sequences:
- a CDS encoding helix-turn-helix transcriptional regulator, giving the protein MSHSIDIQSAPIDRVVSALTQRLDTERLTQNVSQASLAQTAGVSRRTVIRMAAGEGVSLESYVRVALALGLTDALSTLLTPPELRPLEQLTRKPARQRASRGSTDDTVAWHWGDENAP
- a CDS encoding type II toxin-antitoxin system HipA family toxin; this encodes MSTSAWVELWGRRIAGVSWDAEREHGVFQYTPAFAASAIEVAPLTMPLRTAPYRFTALPRESFHGLPGLLADCLPDRFGNTLINAWLAEQGRTPASFNPVERLCYIGSRAMGALEFKPSIGLDGRAGRRIALDGLVTLANRVLDERLGLTGALGGHDDRTDIENILRVGTSAGGARAKAVLAWHPDTGAFRSGQVAADSGYQHWLVKFDGVHGNRDKELADPQGFGRIEYAYARMAADAGIDMSPSRLFEEGGRAHFMTRRFDRRDDGAKWHMQSLAAMRHFDFNAAGSNSYEEAIQTLRQLGLPALDVEQQVRRAVFNVLARNQDDHVKNIAFLMDSRGDWRLSPAFDVTYAYNPDGAWTSQHQMSLNGKRRGFTRDDLVRFAAYANLKKRKADALIEDALSALGAWPGHARDAGVDPADAARIARSFRWLS